A region of Homo sapiens chromosome X, GRCh38.p14 Primary Assembly DNA encodes the following proteins:
- the MAGEB1 gene encoding melanoma-associated antigen B1 yields MPRGQKSKLRAREKRRKAREETQGLKVAHATAAEKEECPSSSPVLGDTPTSSPAAGIPQKPQGAPPTTTAAAAVSCTESDEGAKCQGEENASFSQATTSTESSVKDPVAWEAGMLMHFILRKYKMREPIMKADMLKVVDEKYKDHFTEILNGASRRLELVFGLDLKEDNPSGHTYTLVSKLNLTNDGNLSNDWDFPRNGLLMPLLGVIFLKGNSATEEEIWKFMNVLGAYDGEEHLIYGEPRKFITQDLVQEKYLKYEQVPNSDPPRYQFLWGPRAYAETTKMKVLEFLAKMNGATPRDFPSHYEEALRDEEERAQVRSSVRARRRTTATTFRARSRAPFSRSSHPM; encoded by the coding sequence ATGCCTCGGGGTCAGAAGAGTAAGCTCCGTGCTCGTGAGAAACGCCGCAAGGCGCGAGAGGAGACCCAGGGTCTCAAGGTTGCTCACGCCactgcagcagagaaagaggagtgcccctcctcctctcctgttTTAGGGGATACTCCCACAAGCTCCCCTGCTGCTGGCATTCCCCAGAAGCCTCAGGGAGCTCCACccaccaccactgctgctgcAGCTGTGTCATGTACCGAATCTGACGAAGGTGCCAAATGCCAAGGTGAGGAAAATGCAAGTTTCTCCCAGGCCACAACATCCACTGAGAGCTCAGTCAAAGATCCTGTAGCCTGGGAGGCAGGAATGCTGATGCACTTCATTCTACGTAAGTATAAAATGAGAGAGCCCATTATGAAGGCAGATATGCTGAAGGTTGTTGATGAAAAGTACAAGGATCACTTCACTGAGATCCTCAATGGAGCCTCTCGCCGCTTGGAGCTCGTCTTTGGCCTTGATTTGAAGGAAGACAACCCTAGTGGCCACACCTACACCCTCGTCAGTAAGCTAAACCTCACCAATGATGGAAACCTGAGCAATGATTGGGACTTTCCCAGGAATGGGCTTCTGATGCCTCTCCTGGGTGTGATCTTCTTAAAGGGCAACTCTGCCACCGAGGAAGAGATCTGGAAATTCATGAATGTGTTGGGAGCCTATGATGGAGAGGAGCACTTAATCTATGGGGAACCCCGTAAGTTCATCACCCAAGATCTGGTGCAGGAAAAATATCTGAAGTACGAGCAGGTGCCCAACAGTGATCCCCCACGCTATCAATTCCTATGGGGTCCGAGAGCCTATGCTGAAACCACCAAGATGAAAGTCCTCGAGTTTTTGGCCAAGATGAATGGTGCCACTCCCCGTGACTTCCCATCCCATTATGAAGAGGCTTTGAGAGATGAGGAAGAGAGAGCCCAAGTCCGATCCAGTGTTAGAGCCAGGCGTCGCACTACTGCCACGACTTTTAGAGCGCGTTCTAGAGCCCCATTCAGCAGGTCCTCCCACCCCATGTGA